A portion of the Paenibacillus sonchi genome contains these proteins:
- a CDS encoding phosphoadenosine phosphosulfate reductase family protein → MEAYSYADNQTTVKVTDQLKRYNASSTLVWDQLARMDFKFHGVVREWSAVFKKDLYYVLHHFLDSDVPREECIAPDSGYSWSQIFNQHSTAGELFKFLEEIDFRIYIPEQAAIDAFIDQSEDLSLQSPKHKFQIYCFSADCSLLIEIYLQNSIVPYGAHDVCIPFPTDRFQLQFDLDIDQIEIVRKTASIVSGESLDLLDNVDPLLIEMTRGLIKKIYDEHSLIGLLHSGGVDSRLTLQLMIEHVIKNPDPSKKIWIITADTLVENPGIQKIIHELQDTLQNNFPWIEFHIVEPDEEETLLVCMIGKAYQCPSSTFRYCVRRLKINPARKFLETTFLQEGSVSTCLVLGSRDSESGNRKRSLKKYFGDDLYGKHPVEDIRTASPIRDWTRQEVVTYLAFNRAPWKKGARNTDLLAFYSGAAGSECPLGAAVVDDNEAIMSCGKNARMGCYLCTLSKDKSLGNLIKEYPEYEKYYQFRSIVKCVAQDIRYGGIFGFQRIGGSVASGIPSKIGKGIGDLTIDCRTILLRTMKTLNIEWRHSEVLTAYQMVLQRENIEGFAVTRRFREAIYALLPIQRNGFNRLLCHPIFDPYGTGVDQFSNQDQEAIQRILNKRNVNLEFINQLT, encoded by the coding sequence TTGGAGGCATATTCATATGCAGATAATCAGACTACGGTAAAAGTGACAGATCAATTAAAAAGGTATAACGCATCCTCAACTTTAGTTTGGGATCAGTTAGCGAGAATGGATTTTAAATTTCATGGAGTGGTCCGCGAATGGTCTGCTGTATTCAAAAAGGATCTCTATTATGTTCTTCATCATTTTCTCGATTCAGATGTTCCCCGTGAGGAATGCATCGCACCTGACAGCGGGTACTCCTGGTCACAGATCTTTAATCAGCATTCCACGGCCGGAGAACTATTCAAGTTTTTAGAAGAGATTGATTTTCGTATCTATATTCCTGAACAAGCTGCGATTGATGCGTTCATTGATCAATCAGAGGATCTTAGCCTGCAAAGCCCGAAACATAAATTTCAAATTTATTGTTTCAGTGCTGACTGCAGCTTGCTTATTGAAATTTATTTACAAAATTCAATCGTACCTTATGGAGCACATGATGTTTGCATTCCTTTTCCGACAGACCGTTTCCAGCTGCAGTTTGATCTAGATATCGACCAGATCGAAATTGTAAGAAAAACAGCTTCGATAGTATCCGGAGAGAGCCTTGATTTGCTGGATAATGTAGATCCGCTTCTGATTGAAATGACAAGGGGACTGATCAAGAAAATTTATGATGAACATTCTTTGATTGGTCTGCTTCATTCAGGTGGAGTGGATTCTCGACTTACCTTACAGCTGATGATCGAACATGTCATAAAGAATCCAGATCCATCCAAAAAGATATGGATTATCACCGCGGATACGCTTGTTGAAAACCCTGGAATACAAAAAATCATCCATGAACTTCAAGACACCCTACAAAATAATTTTCCCTGGATTGAATTTCACATTGTTGAACCGGATGAGGAAGAGACATTATTAGTCTGTATGATCGGAAAAGCTTATCAATGTCCTTCAAGCACATTCCGCTACTGCGTTAGACGTCTCAAAATCAATCCTGCTAGAAAGTTTTTAGAAACGACCTTTCTACAGGAAGGATCGGTGAGCACTTGTTTGGTATTAGGAAGCCGGGACAGCGAAAGCGGAAACCGCAAGCGAAGTCTCAAAAAGTACTTTGGAGATGATCTGTATGGTAAACATCCAGTTGAGGACATACGTACAGCAAGTCCAATCCGGGACTGGACCCGGCAGGAGGTTGTCACATATCTCGCCTTTAATCGCGCGCCTTGGAAAAAAGGTGCCCGGAATACAGACCTATTAGCATTCTATAGCGGCGCCGCTGGAAGCGAATGTCCATTGGGAGCCGCTGTGGTTGATGATAACGAAGCCATAATGAGTTGCGGGAAAAATGCCCGCATGGGTTGTTATCTCTGCACATTGTCCAAAGACAAGAGTCTCGGAAATTTGATAAAGGAATACCCAGAGTATGAAAAATACTATCAATTCCGTTCAATCGTTAAATGTGTTGCTCAAGATATCCGCTACGGAGGGATCTTTGGTTTCCAGCGTATAGGTGGTTCTGTTGCATCAGGCATACCGAGTAAAATCGGCAAGGGTATTGGCGATCTCACCATTGATTGCCGCACAATCCTCCTCAGGACTATGAAGACTTTGAATATTGAATGGCGGCATAGCGAAGTTCTTACTGCTTATCAGATGGTTCTGCAGCGCGAAAATATAGAGGGATTTGCAGTGACCCGAAGATTTAGAGAAGCCATTTATGCGCTTCTCCCAATTCAACGAAACGGATTTAATCGGTTGTTATGT
- a CDS encoding FxLYD domain-containing protein produces MEGLEEAPVAKNNKSKIVITLIIVSLILAAIVIYSNYSKGQSNYRKHIQNAEDLFSSGDYDSAYEQIKDDNLKNNDLKLLEKIKLLKSSKMYLANDDQLDPANGEADYKSILINLLSGISFFKENSISADELGVSEELEEIYNQYLEQLSQYYGLKEEKIEEIQAMSGEEKELNINRIVPRAKQRIHSAKMEEANKELREQEILLNPIQITEKSAQRDGDYMYATGSVKNVSSNSYSFIKLKITYSDDSGNVIDTDWTYAVGAENLLPNEQHSFDFMTKYRNGMSKYRIEVVEFN; encoded by the coding sequence ATGGAAGGATTAGAAGAAGCGCCTGTAGCTAAGAATAATAAATCGAAGATAGTTATAACTCTAATCATCGTTTCACTTATTCTTGCTGCTATTGTAATCTACAGTAACTATAGTAAGGGGCAGTCAAATTATCGGAAGCATATTCAAAATGCCGAGGATCTTTTTAGTAGTGGGGATTACGATTCTGCATATGAACAGATAAAAGATGATAATCTCAAGAATAACGATTTGAAATTACTTGAAAAAATTAAATTACTAAAATCTTCAAAAATGTACTTAGCTAATGATGATCAACTAGATCCCGCTAATGGTGAAGCAGACTATAAATCAATACTTATTAATTTATTATCAGGCATATCTTTTTTTAAAGAAAATTCGATTAGTGCTGATGAATTAGGTGTGAGTGAGGAATTAGAAGAAATATATAATCAGTACTTAGAACAGCTCTCCCAATACTATGGACTTAAAGAAGAGAAAATAGAAGAAATTCAAGCTATGTCAGGTGAAGAAAAGGAGTTAAATATTAATCGAATTGTCCCGAGAGCTAAACAGAGAATACATAGTGCTAAGATGGAAGAGGCAAATAAAGAACTTCGAGAACAAGAAATATTATTGAACCCTATCCAAATTACCGAAAAAAGCGCACAGAGAGATGGAGATTATATGTATGCTACTGGATCAGTTAAAAATGTAAGTTCTAATAGCTATTCTTTTATAAAACTAAAAATTACATATTCCGACGATTCAGGAAATGTTATTGACACTGACTGGACGTATGCAGTTGGTGCTGAGAATTTGTTACCAAATGAACAGCATTCTTTTGATTTTATGACAAAGTATAGAAATGGAATGTCTAAGTATAGAATAGAAGTAGTAGAATTCAATTAA
- a CDS encoding SOS response-associated peptidase: MCGRFTLTTELDDIIQTFSIEKNLMDYTARYNIAPSQTVAVISNDEGTRIMDGYRWGLVPRWAKDVKIGYSMINARAETVESKPAFRNLLSRNRIILVADGFYEWKTDGKEKQPYRFQVDSGRVYGFAGLFDEWKDPTGKLIRSCTIITTTANALVQPIHDRMPVILQPESVAPWLDSSTDRKQVLELLKPYPAESMFKYPVSKKVGNVKNIESDLINKIELNSK; this comes from the coding sequence ATGTGTGGACGGTTCACCTTAACAACTGAATTGGATGATATAATCCAAACATTTTCAATAGAAAAAAATTTAATGGATTACACAGCGAGATATAATATTGCGCCGTCACAAACGGTCGCTGTTATCTCAAATGATGAAGGTACGAGAATAATGGACGGATATCGCTGGGGCCTGGTTCCCCGCTGGGCAAAAGATGTAAAGATTGGATACTCGATGATAAATGCTCGAGCTGAGACTGTAGAATCCAAGCCCGCCTTCCGAAATCTACTCTCTAGGAATCGAATAATTTTAGTTGCGGATGGTTTCTATGAGTGGAAAACAGATGGAAAAGAAAAGCAACCTTATCGATTTCAAGTCGATTCAGGAAGAGTTTATGGCTTCGCAGGGCTATTTGATGAATGGAAGGATCCAACCGGAAAGTTGATTCGGAGCTGCACGATCATTACAACCACTGCAAACGCACTTGTTCAGCCAATTCACGATCGGATGCCGGTGATCCTCCAGCCAGAATCCGTGGCACCATGGCTGGATAGCAGCACAGATAGGAAGCAGGTATTAGAACTTTTGAAGCCCTATCCGGCTGAATCAATGTTCAAATATCCTGTGTCTAAAAAAGTAGGAAATGTGAAGAATATCGAGTCAGATCTCATTAATAAAATCGAACTGAATTCAAAGTAA